From a region of the Neodiprion fabricii isolate iyNeoFabr1 chromosome 7, iyNeoFabr1.1, whole genome shotgun sequence genome:
- the LOC124186645 gene encoding uncharacterized protein LOC124186645 isoform X1, with the protein MGFDGMRVGGGRCPPLLVGGLVLACFLLVCNWWTLSTENAELLRQIDDLILQLKTSEEDRNQCTMLRNSLEQRYKRCDEMVASLHVQIEQEKVLQKKQEDSEMMCKTELESQKQVDITQKATLDSLRVEKDALTKEVDEKKDNIKRLQSELEEARDQLSELKLTVNSPGNSKPSSPGSQVSPPRVVSPSKPNLGPVPEGAVKVSNPGQQGLLYHGIPILPRDPPGAVRQLPRLSVTMIKAPETPILSNETQNGGNQDAQNGIDAGNDRIDDQIDENIDGGEAADEDNLKNQGSKLDADQAGN; encoded by the exons ATGGGATTCGACGGTATGAGGGTTGGTGGTGGTCGGTGCCCTCCACTTTTGGTGGGCGGTTTGGTCCTCGCGTGTTTTTTACTCGTATGTAACTGGTGGACGCTTTCGACGGAAAATGCGGAACTTCTTCGACAGATCGACGACCTTATTCTCCAATTGAAAACCAG CGAAGAGGACAGAAATCAATGCACGATGCTGCGAAATTCTCTGGAGCAGCGATACAAGAGATGCGACGAGATGGTAGCGTCGCTCCACGTCCAAATCGAGCAAGAGAAAGTTTTGCAAAAGAAGCAAGAAGACAGTGAGATGATGTGCAAGACGGAGCTTGAATCTCAGAAACAAGTGGATATCACACAAAAAGCCACTTTGGATTCTCTCAGAGTAGAGAAGGACGCCTTGACGAAAGAGGTTGATGAAAAGAAAGACAATATTAAGAGACTGCAAAGTGAATTGGAAGAA GCCCGAGATCAGTTGAGTGAGTTAAAACTGACCGTAAATTCACCAGGAAACAGTAAACCGTCCAGTCCTGGGTCGCAAG TATCGCCGCCAAGGGTTGTATCACCAAGTAAACCAAACTTGGGACCAGTTCCCGAGGGCGCAGTGAAGGTATCGAACCCGGGTCAGCAAGGTCTTTTGTACCACGGCATTCCGATTCTTCCTCGAGATCCGCCGGGTGCCGTGCGGCAACTCCCTCGACTTTCGGTCACGATGATCAAAG CACCAGAAACTCCAATTTTGAGCAACGAAACGCAGAACGGCGGTAATCAAGATGCACAGAACGGTATAGATGCTGGCAACGATCGCATAGATg atcaaattgacgaaaatattgaTGGGGGAGAGGCAGCAGACGAAGACAACCTTAAAAATCAAGGATCGAAATTGGACGCGGATCAGGCAGGAAATTAA
- the LOC124186645 gene encoding uncharacterized protein LOC124186645 isoform X2 yields the protein MGFDGMRVGGGRCPPLLVGGLVLACFLLVCNWWTLSTENAELLRQIDDLILQLKTSEEDRNQCTMLRNSLEQRYKRCDEMVASLHVQIEQEKVLQKKQEDSEMMCKTELESQKQVDITQKATLDSLRVEKDALTKEVDEKKDNIKRLQSELEEARDQLSELKLTVNSPGNSKPSSPGSQVSPPRVVSPSKPNLGPVPEGAVKVSNPGQQGLLYHGIPILPRDPPGAVRQLPRLSVTMIKDTGAV from the exons ATGGGATTCGACGGTATGAGGGTTGGTGGTGGTCGGTGCCCTCCACTTTTGGTGGGCGGTTTGGTCCTCGCGTGTTTTTTACTCGTATGTAACTGGTGGACGCTTTCGACGGAAAATGCGGAACTTCTTCGACAGATCGACGACCTTATTCTCCAATTGAAAACCAG CGAAGAGGACAGAAATCAATGCACGATGCTGCGAAATTCTCTGGAGCAGCGATACAAGAGATGCGACGAGATGGTAGCGTCGCTCCACGTCCAAATCGAGCAAGAGAAAGTTTTGCAAAAGAAGCAAGAAGACAGTGAGATGATGTGCAAGACGGAGCTTGAATCTCAGAAACAAGTGGATATCACACAAAAAGCCACTTTGGATTCTCTCAGAGTAGAGAAGGACGCCTTGACGAAAGAGGTTGATGAAAAGAAAGACAATATTAAGAGACTGCAAAGTGAATTGGAAGAA GCCCGAGATCAGTTGAGTGAGTTAAAACTGACCGTAAATTCACCAGGAAACAGTAAACCGTCCAGTCCTGGGTCGCAAG TATCGCCGCCAAGGGTTGTATCACCAAGTAAACCAAACTTGGGACCAGTTCCCGAGGGCGCAGTGAAGGTATCGAACCCGGGTCAGCAAGGTCTTTTGTACCACGGCATTCCGATTCTTCCTCGAGATCCGCCGGGTGCCGTGCGGCAACTCCCTCGACTTTCGGTCACGATGATCAAAG ATACTGGTGCAGTTTGA
- the LOC124186645 gene encoding protein GOLM2-like isoform X3, whose amino-acid sequence MGFDGMRVGGGRCPPLLVGGLVLACFLLVCNWWTLSTENAELLRQIDDLILQLKTSEEDRNQCTMLRNSLEQRYKRCDEMVASLHVQIEQEKVLQKKQEDSEMMCKTELESQKQVDITQKATLDSLRVEKDALTKEVDEKKDNIKRLQSELEEARDQLSELKLTVNSPGNSKPSSPGSQAPETPILSNETQNGGNQDAQNGIDAGNDRIDDQIDENIDGGEAADEDNLKNQGSKLDADQAGN is encoded by the exons ATGGGATTCGACGGTATGAGGGTTGGTGGTGGTCGGTGCCCTCCACTTTTGGTGGGCGGTTTGGTCCTCGCGTGTTTTTTACTCGTATGTAACTGGTGGACGCTTTCGACGGAAAATGCGGAACTTCTTCGACAGATCGACGACCTTATTCTCCAATTGAAAACCAG CGAAGAGGACAGAAATCAATGCACGATGCTGCGAAATTCTCTGGAGCAGCGATACAAGAGATGCGACGAGATGGTAGCGTCGCTCCACGTCCAAATCGAGCAAGAGAAAGTTTTGCAAAAGAAGCAAGAAGACAGTGAGATGATGTGCAAGACGGAGCTTGAATCTCAGAAACAAGTGGATATCACACAAAAAGCCACTTTGGATTCTCTCAGAGTAGAGAAGGACGCCTTGACGAAAGAGGTTGATGAAAAGAAAGACAATATTAAGAGACTGCAAAGTGAATTGGAAGAA GCCCGAGATCAGTTGAGTGAGTTAAAACTGACCGTAAATTCACCAGGAAACAGTAAACCGTCCAGTCCTGGGTCGCAAG CACCAGAAACTCCAATTTTGAGCAACGAAACGCAGAACGGCGGTAATCAAGATGCACAGAACGGTATAGATGCTGGCAACGATCGCATAGATg atcaaattgacgaaaatattgaTGGGGGAGAGGCAGCAGACGAAGACAACCTTAAAAATCAAGGATCGAAATTGGACGCGGATCAGGCAGGAAATTAA